A genomic segment from Desulfuromonas thiophila encodes:
- the fmt gene encoding methionyl-tRNA formyltransferase — MGTPTFALATLEGLIEAGLPLVGVFTQPDRPKGRGNRLTPPPVKELAQSHGIPVFQPERLRRPEAVEQLRQLAPDLIVVVAYGQILPQQVLDIPRYGCINVHASLLPRHRGAAPINKAIIEGDPMTGVTTMRMDAGLDTGAMLVKHSLPIQPNETAGELHDRLALLGREAMQETLARLCMGTLSPEPQNDALATYAPMLKKEDGQINWQLPAQQIHNLVRGLDPWPGAYSELQGEMLKINDSRMAEGQGAPGTVLAADAAGVLVACGQGALRLRQLQLPGRKRLPAGEFLRGCPLPVGTRLGEVAD; from the coding sequence ATGGGGACGCCGACCTTTGCCCTGGCGACCCTCGAAGGTCTGATCGAGGCCGGGCTGCCACTGGTCGGTGTATTTACCCAACCGGATCGCCCCAAGGGACGAGGTAACCGATTGACGCCACCGCCGGTCAAGGAACTGGCCCAGTCGCACGGCATCCCGGTGTTTCAGCCGGAGCGGCTGCGCCGGCCAGAAGCGGTTGAACAGCTGCGCCAGCTGGCGCCGGATCTGATTGTGGTGGTGGCCTATGGCCAGATTCTTCCCCAGCAGGTTCTCGATATCCCCCGCTATGGCTGCATCAATGTGCATGCCTCGCTGTTGCCGCGGCATCGCGGCGCGGCACCGATCAACAAGGCGATCATCGAGGGCGATCCGATGACCGGGGTGACCACCATGCGGATGGACGCCGGGCTTGATACCGGGGCCATGCTGGTCAAGCATTCTCTGCCGATTCAGCCCAACGAAACCGCCGGCGAACTGCATGATCGACTGGCGCTGCTGGGGCGCGAGGCCATGCAGGAGACCCTGGCGCGGCTGTGTATGGGCACCCTCAGCCCGGAACCGCAGAACGATGCCCTGGCAACCTACGCTCCCATGCTGAAAAAGGAGGATGGCCAGATTAACTGGCAGTTGCCGGCCCAACAGATTCACAATCTGGTGCGCGGACTCGATCCCTGGCCGGGTGCCTACAGCGAACTGCAGGGTGAGATGCTCAAGATCAACGATAGCCGCATGGCCGAGGGGCAGGGGGCGCCCGGCACTGTTCTGGCCGCCGATGCTGCTGGTGTGCTGGTGGCCTGCGGTCAGGGGGCGCTGCGGTTGCGCCAGTTGCAGCTGCCGGGCCGCAAGCGTCTGCCGGCGGGTGAATTTCTGCGTGGCTGCCCACTGCCGGTCGGAACCCGCTTGGGTGAGGTGGCCGATTGA